ACAGGTCGAAGCCATTCGGCCCCGGCATGCGCACGTCGAGCAACAACAGGTCCGGCCGATGCCGGGTCAGCGCATCCAGCAACCCATACGCGCTGGGGAGCCCCACCACCTCCATGCTGTCACTGGCCAGGGCGTGGGTGAGCGCGGTGACCGCCTCGGGGTCATCATCCACGACGAGGATGCGAACGCGCTCCTGGCGCCGCGCCGCGACCAGGCGCTCCGCGGCGGAGACGAAGTCCTGCGCGGAGAAGGGCCGAGCCAGGAAGAGCGAAGCGCCCGCGTGCACCGCCGCCACGCGGCCCTCGAGCCCGCGCTCGGAGCTGGTGAAGGCCAGCGGCAACGACGCGTGCCCCTCCTCGGCGCGCAACGCGTGCGCGGCGGCGATGCCGCCCATGGGAGCGCCCAGGTTCATGTGGATCAGCGCGCCATCCACCCACTGACGTCGCAGCACCTCCCGAGCCTCATCCACCGTGCGCGCCGTCATCACCCGCACCACGTGCGCACGCCCGAGCAGCTCCACCTCCGCGAGCACCGCCGGATCCTCATCCACGACGAGCAGCGTGCCCTCGCCCGTCAGCGTCGCGTTCACGGGCGTCTCGGGACGCGCCGAGTTCTTCCCCGACGCGGAGGCCACCGCCGCCAGCTCCTGGAAGCGCACGGTCACCTGTCCCCAGTCCGCGCTGCCGCCGTCCTTCGCGGGGCGAAGCGCATCCTCCAGGCGTCCAGCGGCGGTGCTCACGGCCGAGAAGCCGTAGCTGCCCGCGGTGCCGTGAAGCTTGTGCGTCGCGGTGTATGCGCCCTCCAGCGCGTCGCGCTCATCGCGTGCGCGGCCCAGCAGCTCGCCGAGCTGCGACATCTTCTCGCGCAGCTTCGCGCCGTACTCCGCGTTGAGTGCCGCCATCTTCGCGGCGAGCGGATCCACCTCCGCGGGAGCGCCCTGCTTGCGCGGCGACTCCATCGCCTCGGGAGGCGGAGGAGGCGGCAGCGCAGGCAGCGTCTTGATGAAGAGCTGATCAACCCAGACGGCCAGCTCTTCGGGCCGATAGGGCTTGTGGACGATGCGCGCCACACCGAGCTGGCGCGTGAGCATCTCGTGGCTCTTGAGGTCCTTCCAGAAGGCGGAGGCGAAGAGGATGGGGAGGGTTGGCTGGGCCTGGCGAAGCTCGCGGATGAAGTCCGCGCCCGTGATGCCCGGCAACAAGCCATCCACGATGGCCGCATCCACGGGCATCTTCTCGAGGATGGCCCGCGCCTCGTTCGCGGAGCGCGCGGGCTCCACGCGGTAGCCGCGCTCCCGCAGGAAGGCGCCCACGAGCATCTGGAGGTCCTTGTCATCCTCCAGGAAGAGGAGGGTCTTCGCGAGGCTCATGGCAGTGCCTTTCTGGCAACCGGAGATGCCTCCCGACGAGGCAGCAAGCCGTTGAGGAGTTCTCGCACGGACGCAACCAGTTCGTCCTCGGAAGAGCGCGCCTTCGTCAGATGTCGAGTCATTCCCAGGGTGAGCTGTCGCTGATCAACGCGAGTCAGCTCGCGTCCGGTGAAGACGATGAGGGGCGTGGTGCGGCCCTTGCCCTGGCGGAGGATGTCCACGACCTCGAAGCCGTCCAGGCGAGGCAACCCCACGTCGAGCACGATGAGATCCGGCGGCGCGGCCCGAGCCAGCACGACGGCGCTCTCGCCATCCGCCGCCTCCACGCATTGCGCGCCCAGCTTCTCCAGCTGGGCACACAGCACGCGCCGAGTGGTCGCGTCGTCCTCGACGACGAGCACACGCGCCTGTCCCGGCTGACGCATGGCATGGCGGAGCGAGTGGAGCAGCCGGGTCTCATCCACCGGCAGCGCCATCCAATCCACGAGCAACGGCGTCCCCACACCCTCGCCTTCCGCCGAACGACCCGAGAGGACGAGGACCGGGAGCGTCCGCGTGCGCGGCGCCTCGCGCAGCCGCCGAGCCCAGTCCAGCACCTGCCCATCGGGCATCTGCGTGTCCACGAGCAGCGCGTCGGGGACGCCTTCGTCCACCGTGCGAGTGGCCTCGGAGAGCGTAGCGGCACGCATCACGCGGTAGCCCTCGTTCGAGAGCAGGCCGCGAAGCAACGTGAACAGGTCACCATCCGCCGTGACAATCAGCACGCTGTGGCGCGACTCATCCCGAGGAGGAGGCGCCACCGCCGGCGCATTCGCCGAGGGCTGGAACGCCTCCATCGAGAAGGTGAACGTGGAGCCCTGACCGACCTCGCTGTGGACCTCGATGCGCCCACGGTGCTGCTCGACGATGGCCTGGGAGATGGCGAGGCCCAGGCCCGTGCCGCCCTTGGAGCGAGTGTCCGAGCCATCGAGCTGCTGGAACCGTCCGAAGAGTCGGCCGCGCTGCTCGGGAGGAATCCCCGGGCCGTGGTCCGTCACACTGAAGCGGATCCGCCCCCCCGGCTCGGAGACCACCCGCACCTCGACCGAGGCCTCGGCCGGGGAGAACTTCACCGCATTGGAGACCAGATTGGTGAGCACCTGGATGAGCCGGTCACGGTCGCCCTGCACCTGCGGCGAGCCTTCGACTTCGGCGCGAAGGGTGACCCGCGCCGTGTCCGCCATGCCCTGCAAGCCCGCGAGGGTGGACTCCACCAACTCCGAGCCATCCAACACTTGAAGCTTCAACTCCAGCTTCCCGGCCTCCATCTTCTCCAGGTCGAGGATGTCATTGATGAGGCGGATGAGGCGCTCGGTGTTGGTGCGCGCGATGCGCACCATGTCCAGCGCCTGAGTGGGCAGCTCGCCCATGATGCCGCCCTCGAGCAAGCCCAGCGAGCCGCGAATGGAGGTGAGCGGCGTGCGCAGCTCGTGGCTGACGGTGGAGATGAACTCGTTCTTCATCCGCTCCACTTCGCGGCGCTCGGTGATGTCGCGCACGAAGGCCGTGAAGCGCGGGGGACCATCTCCCCGGACGCGAGCAAACGTCAGCTCCGCGGGGAACACCCTGCCATCCGAGCGCAAGCAGGGAGACTCCAGGCGCGGCGAAGGACCGCCCTCGGCCCGAAGCGCCGAGGCCACCGCCTCGCGCTGCTCCGCGGGAAGGGACGCCGGAATCGCGAGCGTCAGGAAGTCGAGCCCCACCGCGCGCGAAGACGGAAGCTGGAACGTGCGCTCGGCCGCGGGATTGAACTCCACCACGCGACCGTCCTCGTCGAGCACCACGATGCCATCGGGCGAAGCCTCCAGCACAGCGGCCTTGCGCGCCTCGCTGCCACGCGCCCCCGCGTTCGCCTCCGACAGCGCTCGAGTGCGCTCGGCAACCCGGTCCTCCAAGCCTCGGTTCAGCTCGGACAGCGCGGACGACGCCCGGGCCAACCGAACCAGCACGACGAGGACATAGCCAACCAACAGGAGCGATACGCCAAAGAGCACCACGCGAGTGCGCTCAGCGCGGGCCTGCACGCCCTCATAGAGCTGGAGGTACGTGTTGATGAGGCGATCCGCCTCGGCACTCGCGCTGCGATCCAACACGGCCTGAAAGGCCGCGTCCCCGGAGCGCCGCAACGTCGTCAGCTCGCGAGCCGCCTGCACCGGCGCGGTCACCGCATCCCGCGCGGACTCCGGGACCTCTGGGAGGGACGCCTCCAGCGCCGCGAGTGCGGACTCGACACGCGAAACGAAGCCCTCGGGCCCGCCAGGGCGACTGGACAGGAGCACCCGCTCCCCCAGGGCATCGACGTGCGCTCGAGGCTGGGCCGGCCCCTGGGCCAGCGCCGCCTGGGCGCGCGCGAGTTGCCGCGCGAAGTCCGCGCGCTTCTCCGCGAATCGAGCATCGGTCTCCTGGGCGCGCGCGAGCAGCCCGCGCGCCGACTCCAAGGCCCGCAGGTAGCCGTCGAGCGCGGCCCCCAGGGTGTGCTGTCCCTCCTCGGAGAGGAATGAGGGGAAGGTGCGCAGGACCTCCGCGCGAGCCTTGAGCGCGTCGAAGTCTCGAGGCGAGGACCCATGCGACTCGGGCAACCCCGCGCGAACGCGGAGCACGTCCAGCTCCAGCTCGGCGCTGGCCACGCGAAGCTGACGAAGCTGCGTGCGGTAGTGGTCATTCTCCGAGCTGGCCCAGGGCCGCCCGAGGATGAACAAGGCACACAGGAGCAGCAACGCGCCCGCGGCCATGCCCACCGATCGCTTCGACAGACGAGGCTCCATCACGGCACCAGCTTGCGGATTTCCTGAGGCAGAGTCATCGGGTCAAAGGGCTTGCCAATCACACCCAGCGCCCCCAGCTCCAGATAGCGAGCCACCTCCTGCTTCTGAATCTTCGCCGTCATGAAGATGATGGGGGTGGTCGCGGTGGAAGGCTGGGCGCGCAGCTTGCCGAACGTGGTGGGTCCATCCATGCCCGGCATCATCACGTCGAGCAGGATGAGGTCCGGCGATTCGCTCGCGGCCTTCTCCACCGCCTCGGCGCCCGAGGACGCAAGCACGGTCTGCCACCCACCCACACGGCTGAGGCTGAGCTGGCCAATGGTACGGATGTCGTCCTCGTCATCGACAAGCAGCACCTTGCGCAGGGTCGTCATTGGGCTGGACCTTTCCCCGAGGGGGAATGAGTAGAGAGAGCGGATGGCGACGCGTCGCTCGTGAGCAGCAGGTGCGCCAGCGTGGCACGAAGTTCGGCGCCAGAGGCACGGGACTTCACCAGGCACGCCACGACATCGCGAGCCATGTCGGCAGAAGGCTCATCCACCGAGAACAGGACGACGGGCGCCGCAGCTCGAAGAGAGGCCAAGGGCAAGCGCCCGCCATCCGGAAGGACGGGGTCCACGAGGACCACCTCGAAAGGCCCCGTACAGAGGGCCTGCTCGGCCTCCGCCAGTGAGGAGGCGGTGACCACGTCCGCCAGGCCGTCCAAGATGTCTGCCACCGCGCGGCGGTCGTCCAGGCGAGCATCCACGTGCAGGACGCGGGGACGAGAGGGTTGCCACGCCTTGGGGTTCCACTCGGGAAGCTCGAACCAGAAGGTCGTCCCTCGCCCGAGTTCCGTCGTGAATTGAAGCACGCCGCCCATCCGCTCCACGAGGCCACGGGCAATGCTCAACCCCAACCCCGTGCCACCGCGCCGGCGGCTGTCCGAGCCATCCGCCTGGGCGAACTTCTGGAATATTCGGGCGTGAAAGGCCTCCGGAATGCCGGAGCCTCGATCCTCAACCCAGATGCGAAGGTGGGGGCCCGCGCGGCGCAGGCCCAAGGTGACACATGCGCCTTGAGGTGAGTATTTGATGGCATTGGACAAGAGATTGGCAATC
The Myxococcaceae bacterium JPH2 genome window above contains:
- a CDS encoding response regulator, which gives rise to MTTLRKVLLVDDEDDIRTIGQLSLSRVGGWQTVLASSGAEAVEKAASESPDLILLDVMMPGMDGPTTFGKLRAQPSTATTPIIFMTAKIQKQEVARYLELGALGVIGKPFDPMTLPQEIRKLVP
- a CDS encoding response regulator; translation: MEPRLSKRSVGMAAGALLLLCALFILGRPWASSENDHYRTQLRQLRVASAELELDVLRVRAGLPESHGSSPRDFDALKARAEVLRTFPSFLSEEGQHTLGAALDGYLRALESARGLLARAQETDARFAEKRADFARQLARAQAALAQGPAQPRAHVDALGERVLLSSRPGGPEGFVSRVESALAALEASLPEVPESARDAVTAPVQAARELTTLRRSGDAAFQAVLDRSASAEADRLINTYLQLYEGVQARAERTRVVLFGVSLLLVGYVLVVLVRLARASSALSELNRGLEDRVAERTRALSEANAGARGSEARKAAVLEASPDGIVVLDEDGRVVEFNPAAERTFQLPSSRAVGLDFLTLAIPASLPAEQREAVASALRAEGGPSPRLESPCLRSDGRVFPAELTFARVRGDGPPRFTAFVRDITERREVERMKNEFISTVSHELRTPLTSIRGSLGLLEGGIMGELPTQALDMVRIARTNTERLIRLINDILDLEKMEAGKLELKLQVLDGSELVESTLAGLQGMADTARVTLRAEVEGSPQVQGDRDRLIQVLTNLVSNAVKFSPAEASVEVRVVSEPGGRIRFSVTDHGPGIPPEQRGRLFGRFQQLDGSDTRSKGGTGLGLAISQAIVEQHRGRIEVHSEVGQGSTFTFSMEAFQPSANAPAVAPPPRDESRHSVLIVTADGDLFTLLRGLLSNEGYRVMRAATLSEATRTVDEGVPDALLVDTQMPDGQVLDWARRLREAPRTRTLPVLVLSGRSAEGEGVGTPLLVDWMALPVDETRLLHSLRHAMRQPGQARVLVVEDDATTRRVLCAQLEKLGAQCVEAADGESAVVLARAAPPDLIVLDVGLPRLDGFEVVDILRQGKGRTTPLIVFTGRELTRVDQRQLTLGMTRHLTKARSSEDELVASVRELLNGLLPRREASPVARKALP
- a CDS encoding response regulator, encoding MSLAKTLLFLEDDKDLQMLVGAFLRERGYRVEPARSANEARAILEKMPVDAAIVDGLLPGITGADFIRELRQAQPTLPILFASAFWKDLKSHEMLTRQLGVARIVHKPYRPEELAVWVDQLFIKTLPALPPPPPPEAMESPRKQGAPAEVDPLAAKMAALNAEYGAKLREKMSQLGELLGRARDERDALEGAYTATHKLHGTAGSYGFSAVSTAAGRLEDALRPAKDGGSADWGQVTVRFQELAAVASASGKNSARPETPVNATLTGEGTLLVVDEDPAVLAEVELLGRAHVVRVMTARTVDEAREVLRRQWVDGALIHMNLGAPMGGIAAAHALRAEEGHASLPLAFTSSERGLEGRVAAVHAGASLFLARPFSAQDFVSAAERLVAARRQERVRILVVDDDPEAVTALTHALASDSMEVVGLPSAYGLLDALTRHRPDLLLLDVRMPGPNGFDLCRILRSMPEWQELPILLITAQVGTEFRLAAFQAGADDYIPKPVLREELRARVHARVERARMARERAERDAATGLLLRRPFIEAMRTRLSEAQRQQKPLALCFLDVDHFKRVNDQHGHMAGDRVLMHLGRLLAARFRREDVRARWGGEEFVVALLGENAQSARDILARTAAELSQMRFEGDGGESFHITFSAGIAVAPRDGTTVEELLRVADSRLYRAKANGRDRIET